In a single window of the Streptomyces sp. NBC_00094 genome:
- a CDS encoding polyprenol monophosphomannose synthase has product MNDGGQRRYGPLGKALVIIPTYNEAENIKPIVARVREAVPEAHILVADDNSPDGTGKFADEIASEDDHVHVLHRKGKEGLGAAYLAGFRWGIEQGYGVLVEMDADGSHQPEELPRLLTALKGADLVLGSRWVPGGRIVNWPKSREFISRGGSLYSRVMLDVPIRDVTGGYRAFRKETLEGLGLDDVASAGYCFQVDLARRAIAAGFHVVEVPITFVEREIGDSKMSRNIVVEALWRVTGWGLTARAEKVGRMLGRKSA; this is encoded by the coding sequence GTGAACGACGGTGGCCAGAGGCGTTACGGCCCGCTCGGCAAGGCCTTGGTGATCATTCCGACCTACAACGAGGCGGAGAACATCAAGCCGATCGTCGCGCGGGTGCGGGAGGCCGTACCCGAGGCGCACATTCTCGTCGCCGACGACAACAGTCCTGACGGTACGGGCAAGTTCGCGGACGAGATCGCGTCCGAGGACGACCACGTCCACGTCCTGCACCGGAAGGGCAAGGAGGGGCTCGGCGCCGCCTACCTCGCCGGCTTCCGCTGGGGCATCGAGCAGGGCTACGGCGTCCTCGTCGAGATGGACGCGGACGGCTCGCACCAGCCCGAGGAGCTGCCGCGACTGCTCACCGCCCTGAAGGGCGCGGACCTCGTCCTCGGCTCCCGCTGGGTGCCGGGCGGCCGGATCGTGAACTGGCCGAAGTCCCGCGAGTTCATCTCCCGCGGCGGCAGCCTCTACTCGCGCGTGATGCTCGACGTGCCGATCCGTGACGTCACCGGCGGCTACCGGGCCTTCCGCAAGGAGACCCTGGAGGGCCTGGGCCTGGACGACGTGGCCTCCGCGGGCTACTGCTTCCAGGTCGACCTGGCCCGTCGCGCCATCGCCGCCGGCTTCCACGTCGTCGAGGTCCCGATCACCTTCGTGGAGCGTGAGATCGGCGACTCCAAGATGAGCCGGAACATCGTCGTCGAGGCGCTGTGGCGGGTCACCGGCTGGGGTCTGACGGCGCGGGCGGAGAAGGTCGGCCGGATGCTGGGCCGCAAGTCCGCCTGA
- a CDS encoding amidohydrolase gives MSETTSVTSAAEHRTVLLRGGEVHSPADPFATAMVVERGHVAWVGSEGAADAFASGVDEVVDLEGALVTPAFVDAHVHTTATGFALTGLDLSSAVSLAEAAELIRAHAAARPDDRILIGHGWDASRWPERRPLTRAELDGLTGGRPLYLTRIDVHSAVVTTALLDLVPGVRDLDGFHDGQRPLTGDAHHAVRAAAFAAVSPAQRTEAQRAARSHAASLGIGTLHECGGPQISSEEDFTGLLDLARAEAGPRVVGYWADLDVERARALGALGAAGDLFADGSLGSHTACLHEPYADHADSAHTGAAHLDAPAVAAHVVACTEEGLQAGFHAIGDAAVTAVVEGVRAAAEKVGLARVRAARHRVEHAEMLTPETIAAFAELGLTASVQPAFDALWGGEAGMYADRLGAERARTLNPYAALLRAGVPLAFGSDSPVTPLDPWGTVRAAAFHRTPEHRISVRAAFTAHTRGGWRAVGRDDAGTLVPGAPADYAVWRTGELLVQAPDDRVARWSTDPRSGTPGLPDLSPGADLPVCLRTVVYGQTVFVRPNE, from the coding sequence ATGAGTGAGACCACGTCTGTCACCTCCGCCGCCGAACACCGCACCGTGCTGCTGCGCGGTGGAGAAGTCCACAGCCCAGCCGACCCCTTCGCCACCGCCATGGTGGTGGAGCGCGGACACGTCGCCTGGGTGGGCTCGGAGGGCGCGGCCGACGCCTTCGCCTCCGGCGTGGACGAGGTGGTCGACCTGGAAGGCGCGCTCGTCACCCCGGCGTTCGTCGACGCGCACGTGCACACCACGGCCACCGGCTTCGCCCTCACCGGCCTCGACCTGTCCTCCGCCGTCTCGCTCGCCGAGGCGGCCGAGCTGATCCGGGCCCACGCCGCGGCCCGCCCCGACGACCGCATCCTCATCGGCCACGGCTGGGACGCCTCCCGCTGGCCCGAGCGCCGCCCGCTCACCCGGGCCGAGCTCGACGGGCTCACCGGGGGCAGGCCCCTCTACCTGACCCGGATCGACGTCCATTCGGCCGTCGTCACGACCGCCCTCCTCGACCTCGTTCCCGGTGTCCGCGACCTGGACGGCTTCCACGACGGACAGCGGCCGCTCACCGGTGACGCACATCACGCCGTACGGGCCGCCGCCTTCGCCGCCGTCTCCCCGGCGCAGCGCACGGAGGCGCAGCGCGCCGCCCGGAGCCACGCCGCCTCCCTCGGCATCGGCACCCTCCACGAGTGCGGCGGCCCGCAGATCTCCTCCGAGGAGGACTTCACCGGCCTCCTGGATCTGGCCCGGGCGGAGGCGGGGCCCCGGGTCGTCGGCTACTGGGCCGACCTCGACGTCGAGCGGGCCCGCGCGCTGGGCGCCCTCGGCGCGGCCGGCGACCTGTTCGCCGACGGCTCCCTGGGCTCGCACACCGCCTGCCTCCACGAGCCGTACGCGGACCACGCCGACTCCGCCCACACGGGGGCCGCCCATCTGGACGCGCCCGCCGTCGCCGCCCATGTCGTGGCCTGCACCGAGGAAGGGCTCCAGGCCGGTTTCCACGCCATCGGGGACGCCGCCGTGACCGCGGTCGTCGAGGGCGTCCGCGCCGCCGCGGAGAAGGTCGGCCTGGCTCGTGTCCGCGCCGCGCGGCACCGCGTCGAGCACGCCGAGATGCTCACCCCCGAGACGATCGCCGCCTTCGCGGAGCTGGGCCTGACGGCCTCGGTCCAGCCCGCCTTCGACGCGCTGTGGGGCGGCGAGGCGGGCATGTACGCCGACCGGCTCGGCGCCGAGCGGGCCCGTACCCTCAACCCGTACGCGGCGCTGCTGCGCGCCGGTGTGCCGCTGGCCTTCGGCTCCGACAGCCCGGTCACGCCGCTCGACCCGTGGGGCACCGTCCGGGCCGCCGCCTTCCACCGCACCCCCGAGCACCGGATCTCCGTCCGGGCCGCCTTCACCGCCCACACCCGGGGCGGCTGGCGGGCCGTGGGCCGGGACGACGCCGGGACGCTCGTCCCCGGCGCCCCCGCCGACTACGCGGTCTGGCGCACCGGGGAGCTCCTCGTCCAGGCGCCCGACGACAGGGTGGCCCGCTGGTCCACCGACCCCCGTTCCGGTACGCCCGGTCTGCCCGATCTGTCGCCCGGTGCCGACCTCCCCGTCTGCCTGCGGACGGTGGTGTACGGGCAGACGGTGTTCGTACGGCCGAACGAGTGA
- a CDS encoding Lrp/AsnC family transcriptional regulator — MEELDRQIVELLVKDGRMSYTDLGKATGLSTSAVHQRVRRLEQRGVIRGYAAVVDPEAVGLPLTAFISVKPFDPSAPDDTPDRLADIPEIEACHSVAGDENYILKVRVATPLELEHLLSRIRSQAGVSSRTTVVLSTPYEARPPRI, encoded by the coding sequence ATGGAGGAGCTGGATCGTCAGATCGTCGAATTGCTCGTCAAGGACGGGCGCATGAGCTACACCGACCTGGGCAAGGCCACCGGCCTGTCCACCTCGGCTGTGCATCAGCGCGTCCGCCGACTCGAGCAGCGCGGTGTCATCCGCGGCTATGCCGCCGTCGTCGACCCGGAGGCCGTGGGCCTGCCGCTCACCGCCTTCATCTCGGTCAAACCCTTCGACCCGAGCGCGCCCGACGACACCCCCGACCGGCTCGCCGACATCCCCGAGATCGAGGCCTGCCACAGCGTCGCGGGCGACGAGAACTACATCCTCAAGGTCCGGGTGGCCACCCCGCTGGAGCTGGAGCACCTGCTCAGCCGCATCCGCTCCCAGGCCGGGGTCTCCAGTCGCACGACCGTCGTCCTGTCCACCCCGTACGAGGCCCGGCCGCCGCGCATCTGA
- a CDS encoding glycerophosphodiester phosphodiesterase, translating into MTHVRHPYLDHPSPLAFAHRGGTANGLENTAAAFRRASAEGYRYFETDVHTTADGVLVAFHDATLDRVTDGSGRIRDLPWEAVREARVAGQEPLPLFADLLEEFPEARWNVDLKTESALLPLVDLVRRTGAWDRVCVSSFTEARVARAQRLAGPRLATSYGVRGIVGLRLRSLGIPAALRAGAVAAQVPERQGGIPIVDRRFVRAAHARGLQVHVWTVNDPARMNSLLDLGVDGIMTDHLETLRSVLTERGAWV; encoded by the coding sequence GTGACTCACGTACGCCACCCTTATCTCGACCACCCCTCCCCTCTCGCGTTCGCCCATCGCGGCGGCACGGCGAACGGCCTGGAGAACACCGCGGCCGCCTTCCGCCGGGCCTCCGCGGAGGGCTACCGCTATTTCGAGACCGACGTCCACACGACGGCGGACGGGGTGCTCGTCGCCTTCCACGACGCGACCCTCGACCGGGTGACGGACGGCTCGGGCCGCATCCGCGACCTGCCGTGGGAAGCCGTGCGCGAGGCGCGGGTGGCCGGCCAGGAGCCGCTGCCGCTCTTCGCCGACCTCCTGGAGGAGTTCCCGGAGGCCCGCTGGAACGTGGACCTCAAGACCGAGTCGGCCCTGCTTCCCCTGGTGGACCTGGTCCGCAGGACCGGCGCCTGGGACCGGGTCTGCGTGAGCTCCTTCACCGAGGCCCGGGTGGCGCGGGCCCAGCGTCTCGCCGGTCCGCGGCTCGCCACCTCGTACGGCGTGCGGGGCATCGTCGGCCTGCGGCTGCGCTCGCTGGGCATCCCGGCGGCGCTGCGGGCGGGCGCGGTGGCGGCGCAGGTTCCGGAGCGCCAGGGCGGGATCCCGATCGTCGACCGGCGCTTCGTCCGGGCGGCGCACGCGCGCGGGCTCCAGGTGCACGTGTGGACGGTGAACGATCCGGCCCGGATGAACTCTCTCCTGGACCTGGGCGTGGATGGCATCATGACCGATCATCTGGAGACGCTGCGCTCGGTGCTGACCGAGCGGGGTGCGTGGGTCTGA
- a CDS encoding RNA polymerase-binding protein RbpA: MSERALRGTRLVVTSYETDRGIDLAPRQAVEYACEKGHRFEMPFSVEAEIPPEWECKVCGIQALLVDGDGPEEKKGKPARTHWDMLMERRTREELEEVLAERLAVLRSGAMNIAVHPRDSRKSA; encoded by the coding sequence ATGAGTGAGCGAGCTCTTCGCGGCACGCGCCTCGTGGTGACCAGCTACGAGACCGACCGCGGCATCGATCTGGCCCCGCGCCAGGCGGTGGAGTACGCATGCGAGAAGGGACATCGCTTTGAGATGCCCTTCTCGGTTGAGGCAGAAATTCCGCCCGAGTGGGAGTGCAAGGTCTGCGGAATCCAGGCACTCCTGGTTGACGGGGACGGACCTGAGGAGAAGAAGGGCAAGCCTGCGCGTACGCACTGGGACATGCTCATGGAGCGGCGCACCCGCGAGGAGCTGGAGGAAGTCCTTGCCGAAAGGCTGGCCGTCCTGCGTTCCGGCGCCATGAACATCGCCGTGCATCCGCGCGACAGCCGCAAGTCCGCCTAG
- a CDS encoding acyl-CoA dehydrogenase family protein, which yields MSESPADGVERRLPTDEARELLALVRDIARREIAPRAAEEEAEGRFPRELFALLSRSGLLGLPYDPEYGGGGQPYEVYLQVLEELAAARLTVGLGVSVHTLSCHALAGFGTAEQRAAHLPAMLGGGLLGAYCLSEPSAGSDAAALRTRAVRDGEDWVIDGTKAWITHGGVADFCTVMARTGGAGARGITAFLVPGDAPGLSAAAPERKMGMKGSPTAQLHFDGVRVPDARRLGAEGQGFAIALAALDSGRLGIAACAVGLGRAALDEAVAYARQRRQFGRPIADFQGLRFLLADMATLVEAGRALYLEAARLRDEGREFGRAAAMAKLFCSDAAMRVTTDAVQVLGGYGYTADFPVERYLREAKMLQIVEGTNQIQRVVIARHLVGPESR from the coding sequence ATGTCCGAGAGCCCCGCGGACGGCGTGGAACGCCGACTGCCCACCGACGAGGCCCGGGAGCTGCTGGCCCTGGTCCGTGACATCGCCCGGCGGGAGATCGCCCCGCGCGCCGCGGAGGAGGAGGCCGAGGGCCGCTTCCCCCGGGAGCTCTTCGCGCTGCTGTCCCGGTCGGGGCTGCTCGGGCTGCCCTACGACCCGGAGTACGGCGGGGGAGGCCAGCCGTACGAGGTCTACCTCCAGGTCCTCGAGGAGCTCGCCGCGGCCCGGCTCACCGTGGGCCTCGGGGTCAGCGTCCACACGCTCTCCTGCCACGCCCTCGCGGGCTTCGGCACCGCGGAGCAGCGGGCCGCGCACCTGCCCGCGATGCTGGGCGGCGGACTCCTCGGCGCGTACTGCCTCTCCGAACCCTCGGCGGGCTCCGACGCTGCGGCGCTGCGGACCCGGGCCGTCCGGGACGGCGAGGACTGGGTGATCGACGGCACCAAGGCCTGGATCACCCACGGCGGCGTCGCGGACTTCTGCACGGTCATGGCCCGCACCGGCGGCGCGGGCGCACGCGGCATCACGGCCTTCCTGGTGCCGGGGGACGCCCCGGGGCTGAGCGCGGCCGCGCCCGAGCGGAAGATGGGCATGAAGGGCTCGCCCACCGCCCAGCTCCACTTCGACGGCGTACGGGTCCCCGACGCGCGGCGGCTCGGCGCGGAGGGGCAGGGCTTCGCGATCGCGCTCGCCGCCCTGGACTCGGGGCGGCTGGGCATCGCGGCCTGCGCCGTCGGGCTCGGCCGGGCGGCGCTCGACGAGGCCGTCGCGTACGCGCGGCAACGCCGGCAGTTCGGGCGGCCGATCGCCGACTTCCAGGGGCTCCGCTTTCTGCTCGCCGACATGGCGACCCTGGTCGAGGCGGGCCGGGCGCTCTACCTGGAGGCGGCGCGGCTCCGGGACGAGGGGCGGGAGTTCGGGCGGGCGGCGGCGATGGCGAAGCTCTTCTGCTCGGACGCCGCCATGCGGGTCACGACCGACGCGGTGCAGGTGCTCGGCGGGTACGGCTACACCGCGGACTTCCCCGTGGAGCGGTATCTGCGGGAGGCGAAGATGCTGCAGATCGTCGAGGGGACCAATCAGATCCAGCGGGTCGTCATCGCGCGTCACCTGGTCGGACCAGAGTCCCGCTGA
- a CDS encoding YitT family protein, with amino-acid sequence MSIASGLHGRHLTRRLVQLYVGLTLYGVSSALLVRSGLGLEPWGVLHQGLAEKTGLTIGVVSIVVGAAVLLLWIPIRQRPGLGTVSNVFAIGLAMDGTLALVPDVHGPAGQVPLLVLGIVLNGVATGLYIAARFGPGPRDGLMTGLHRLTGRSIRLVRTAIEVAVVATGFVLGGSVGVGTVLYALAIGPLAQYFLRWFAVPEAEPARPEVAPGPEAGLPEVARATPEQAILRP; translated from the coding sequence TTGTCCATCGCCTCCGGCCTCCACGGCCGGCACCTCACCCGTCGGCTCGTCCAGCTCTACGTCGGACTGACGCTGTACGGGGTCAGCTCGGCGCTCCTTGTGCGCAGCGGGCTCGGCCTGGAGCCCTGGGGGGTCCTCCACCAGGGTCTCGCCGAGAAGACCGGGCTGACCATCGGGGTGGTGTCGATCGTCGTCGGGGCGGCGGTGCTGCTCCTGTGGATCCCGATCCGGCAGCGGCCCGGCCTGGGCACCGTCTCCAACGTCTTCGCGATCGGCCTGGCGATGGACGGCACCCTGGCCCTGGTCCCCGACGTCCACGGTCCGGCCGGGCAGGTCCCCCTCCTCGTGCTCGGCATCGTCCTCAACGGTGTCGCGACCGGCCTCTACATCGCGGCGCGGTTCGGCCCCGGTCCGCGCGACGGGCTGATGACCGGTCTGCACCGGCTCACCGGACGGTCGATCCGGCTGGTGCGGACGGCGATCGAGGTGGCCGTCGTCGCGACCGGCTTCGTCCTCGGGGGTTCGGTCGGCGTCGGCACGGTCCTGTACGCGCTGGCGATCGGGCCGCTCGCCCAGTACTTCCTGCGCTGGTTCGCCGTCCCGGAGGCGGAGCCCGCCCGCCCCGAGGTCGCCCCGGGGCCCGAGGCCGGTCTCCCCGAGGTCGCCCGCGCGACACCGGAACAGGCCATACTGCGCCCGTGA
- a CDS encoding PLP-dependent aminotransferase family protein codes for MAQWTSAVGPAQLARQLQAQQPRPAGPGARKPPAYRALADGIRLLVLEGRVPVAARLPAERELAVALNVSRTTVAAAYEALRGEGFLESRRGAGSWTAVPAGNPLPARGLEPLPPEALGSMIDLGCAALPAPEPWLTRGVQGALEELPPYAHTHGDYPAGLPALRQMLADRYTARGIPTMPEQIMVTTGAMGAIDAICHLFAGRGERIAVESPSYANILQLMREAGARLVPVAMSEGLGSWDMGRWRQVLRDAAPRLAYVVADFHNPTGALADEDQRRQLVEAARSAGTVLVVDETMTELHLDDDLEMPRPVCSFDPAGSTVLTVGSASKAFWAGMRIGWVRAAPDVIRSLVAARAYADLGTPVLEQLGVNWLMGTGGWEEAVRLRREQARGNRDAIVAAIRRELPEWEFSVPRGGLTLWVRTGGLSGSRLAEAGERVGVRVPSGPRFGVDGAFEGFIRLPFTVGGPVADEAAVRLAAAARLVESGVGGGVEPPRSFVA; via the coding sequence ATGGCTCAGTGGACTTCGGCGGTGGGGCCGGCCCAGCTCGCCCGGCAGCTCCAGGCGCAGCAGCCCAGGCCCGCCGGGCCCGGTGCCCGCAAGCCGCCCGCCTACCGCGCCCTCGCCGACGGCATCCGTCTGCTCGTCCTGGAGGGCCGCGTCCCCGTCGCCGCGCGCCTGCCCGCCGAGCGGGAGCTCGCCGTCGCCCTGAACGTCAGCCGGACGACCGTGGCCGCCGCCTACGAGGCACTGCGCGGCGAGGGCTTCCTGGAATCGCGGCGCGGGGCCGGCAGCTGGACCGCCGTACCCGCCGGGAACCCGCTGCCCGCCCGTGGCCTCGAACCGCTGCCGCCGGAGGCCCTCGGCTCGATGATCGACCTCGGCTGCGCGGCGCTGCCCGCGCCCGAGCCCTGGCTCACCCGGGGCGTCCAGGGCGCCCTGGAGGAGCTGCCTCCGTACGCCCACACGCACGGGGACTACCCGGCCGGGCTGCCCGCGCTGCGGCAGATGCTCGCCGACCGCTACACCGCGCGCGGCATCCCCACCATGCCCGAGCAGATCATGGTGACGACCGGTGCCATGGGCGCCATCGACGCCATCTGCCACCTCTTCGCCGGACGCGGCGAGCGCATCGCCGTCGAGTCCCCCTCGTATGCCAACATCCTCCAGCTCATGCGGGAGGCCGGGGCCCGGCTCGTGCCCGTCGCCATGTCCGAGGGCCTCGGCAGCTGGGACATGGGCCGCTGGCGCCAGGTGCTGCGGGACGCGGCGCCCCGCCTCGCGTACGTCGTCGCCGACTTCCACAACCCGACCGGCGCCCTGGCCGACGAGGACCAGCGGCGGCAGCTCGTGGAGGCCGCCCGCTCGGCCGGCACGGTCCTCGTCGTCGACGAGACCATGACCGAGCTCCACCTCGACGACGACCTGGAGATGCCCCGGCCGGTCTGTTCCTTCGACCCGGCGGGCTCGACGGTCCTCACGGTCGGCTCGGCCAGCAAGGCCTTCTGGGCGGGGATGCGGATCGGCTGGGTCCGGGCCGCGCCCGATGTGATCCGTTCCCTGGTGGCCGCGCGCGCGTACGCGGACCTCGGCACCCCCGTGCTCGAACAGCTCGGGGTGAACTGGCTGATGGGGACCGGCGGCTGGGAGGAGGCCGTGCGCCTCCGGCGCGAGCAGGCGCGCGGGAACAGGGACGCGATCGTCGCCGCGATCCGCAGGGAGCTGCCGGAGTGGGAGTTCTCGGTGCCGCGCGGTGGACTGACGCTCTGGGTCCGTACCGGCGGGCTCTCCGGCTCCCGGCTCGCCGAGGCGGGCGAACGCGTCGGCGTCCGGGTCCCGTCGGGCCCGCGGTTCGGTGTGGACGGCGCCTTCGAGGGCTTCATCCGGCTGCCCTTCACGGTCGGTGGGCCGGTCGCCGACGAGGCGGCCGTCCGGCTGGCCGCCGCGGCCCGCCTGGTCGAGTCCGGCGTGGGCGGGGGAGTGGAACCGCCCCGGTCGTTCGTGGCGTGA
- the fxsA gene encoding FxsA family membrane protein translates to MTTGAPPPLAPKRSRARTFLPLAVAAWLVLEIWLLTVVADAAGVLTVLALLVGGAVLGATVVKRAGRRAFGNLTTTFQQAQAAAQTGEAPTAPERTGAEDRNGFLMLGGLLLMVPGFVSDAAGLLLLIPQVRSLLGRYAEKAVERRMAAAPPGSLQDAFQQARIHRPDGKVVQGEVVREDAHQGPRRSEEPRPPLTP, encoded by the coding sequence ATGACGACCGGCGCACCGCCTCCCCTCGCCCCCAAACGCTCCCGCGCACGCACGTTCCTTCCGCTCGCCGTCGCCGCCTGGCTGGTCCTGGAGATCTGGCTGCTCACGGTGGTGGCGGACGCGGCGGGCGTGCTGACCGTGCTCGCCCTGCTCGTCGGTGGCGCCGTACTCGGCGCCACCGTGGTCAAGCGGGCGGGCCGGCGTGCCTTCGGTAACCTCACGACGACCTTCCAGCAGGCCCAGGCGGCCGCGCAGACCGGCGAAGCGCCCACGGCGCCCGAGCGGACCGGCGCGGAGGACCGCAACGGCTTCCTGATGCTGGGCGGCCTGCTCCTGATGGTCCCCGGCTTCGTCTCGGACGCGGCAGGACTTCTGCTGCTGATCCCGCAGGTCCGCTCCCTCCTCGGGCGGTACGCCGAGAAGGCGGTCGAGCGCCGTATGGCGGCCGCGCCTCCCGGCAGCCTCCAGGACGCCTTCCAGCAGGCGCGCATCCACCGCCCGGACGGAAAGGTCGTCCAGGGCGAGGTCGTCCGCGAGGACGCGCACCAGGGCCCCCGCCGGTCCGAGGAGCCCCGTCCGCCCCTGACGCCCTGA
- a CDS encoding MFS transporter — protein MTADTTEPEEYAAGPAERRREQHGWYFYDFACSVYSTSVVTVFLGPYLTSVARAAADAEGFVHPLGIPVRAGSLFAYAVSASIVVAVLVMPLVGAVADRTGRKKPLLAAAAYLGATATAGMFFLEGDRYLLGAFLLIVANASLSVSMVLYNAYLPQIAEPDERDAVSSRGWAFGYTSGAIVLVLNLVLYSGHDSFGLTEGEAIRICLASAGVWWGAFTLVPLRRLRDRHVRADGREKTDGGAVGSGWKQLRATLKDMRRHPLTLSFLLAYLVYNDGVQTVISQASVYGSEELGLDQTTLITAVLLVQVLAVAGALGMGRLARSYGAKRTILASLAVWTLILVAGYFLPGDAPVFFYCLAAAIGLVLGGSQALSRSLFSHLVPRGKEAEYFSAYEMSDRGLSWLGPLVFGLAYQLTGSYRDAIISLVIFFAVGFALLARVPVRRAVEEAGNPLPERI, from the coding sequence TTGACCGCAGACACCACCGAACCGGAGGAGTACGCCGCCGGTCCCGCCGAACGGCGGCGTGAACAGCACGGCTGGTACTTCTACGACTTCGCGTGCTCCGTGTACTCGACGAGCGTCGTGACCGTGTTCCTCGGCCCGTACCTGACCTCGGTGGCTCGGGCGGCGGCCGACGCCGAGGGGTTCGTGCACCCGCTCGGCATACCCGTGCGGGCCGGCTCGCTCTTCGCGTACGCCGTGTCCGCCTCGATCGTCGTCGCGGTACTGGTGATGCCGCTGGTGGGCGCGGTGGCGGACCGTACGGGACGGAAGAAGCCCCTGCTCGCGGCGGCGGCGTACCTGGGGGCGACGGCGACGGCGGGGATGTTCTTCCTCGAGGGCGACCGCTACCTCCTCGGCGCCTTCCTGCTGATCGTGGCGAACGCCTCGCTGTCGGTCTCGATGGTGCTCTACAACGCCTATCTGCCCCAGATCGCGGAACCGGACGAGCGGGACGCGGTCTCCTCGCGCGGCTGGGCCTTCGGCTACACCTCCGGCGCGATCGTCCTCGTACTGAACCTGGTCCTGTACTCGGGGCACGACTCCTTCGGCCTCACGGAGGGCGAGGCGATCCGGATCTGCCTCGCCTCGGCCGGTGTGTGGTGGGGTGCCTTCACCCTCGTACCGCTGCGGCGGCTGCGGGACCGGCACGTGCGGGCGGACGGGCGGGAGAAGACGGACGGGGGTGCGGTCGGCAGCGGCTGGAAGCAGCTGCGGGCGACCCTCAAGGACATGCGCAGGCATCCGCTGACGCTGTCGTTCCTGCTCGCCTATCTGGTCTACAACGACGGCGTACAGACGGTGATCTCCCAGGCCTCGGTGTACGGCTCGGAGGAGCTGGGCCTCGATCAGACGACCCTCATCACGGCGGTGCTGCTGGTCCAGGTGCTCGCGGTGGCGGGCGCCCTCGGCATGGGGCGACTCGCCCGGTCGTACGGCGCCAAGCGGACGATTCTCGCCTCGCTCGCGGTCTGGACGCTGATCCTGGTGGCGGGCTACTTCCTGCCCGGCGACGCGCCCGTGTTCTTCTACTGTCTGGCGGCCGCGATCGGCCTGGTCCTGGGCGGGAGCCAGGCCCTGTCCCGTTCGCTCTTCTCCCACCTGGTGCCGCGCGGCAAGGAGGCGGAGTACTTCTCGGCCTACGAGATGAGCGATCGGGGACTGAGCTGGCTGGGTCCACTTGTGTTCGGTCTCGCGTATCAGCTGACCGGAAGCTATCGGGATGCCATCATCTCTCTCGTGATCTTCTTCGCTGTCGGTTTTGCCCTGCTCGCCCGGGTCCCGGTGCGACGCGCGGTGGAGGAAGCGGGAAACCCGCTACCGGAGCGTATTTAG
- a CDS encoding SCO1431 family membrane protein — translation MTATTYARFLSRARTGGPRDGDGPKILEHVLGWTLVVVLAVFVTRAGLM, via the coding sequence ATGACCGCAACCACCTACGCCCGCTTCCTCTCCCGCGCCCGGACGGGCGGCCCCCGGGACGGCGACGGCCCCAAGATCCTGGAACACGTGCTCGGCTGGACCCTGGTCGTCGTGCTCGCCGTGTTCGTCACCCGAGCGGGCCTCATGTGA
- a CDS encoding phosphotransferase family protein: MATAPRPRTTTRDPEELGRRLTVWLDRHLPGARVTGLAVPGSNGMSSETLLFDLDHPDAPVRGCALRLAADPAAYTVFPVYDMARQYRVMGLVAEHSDVPVPRVLWLEEDPGPLGAPFFVMARAEGRVPPDVMPYTYEGNWLHAATDAERAHLEAESVSVLARLHDQVPAKEAEFLLPDGQGTPLRRHVDAQRAYYGWVVDGLAPSPLIESAFDWLEAHWPADEGPAVLGWGDARIGNIVYDGFTPAAVLDWEMASCVPREVDLGWTVYLHRFFQDLTVAFGQPGLPGFLRRDAIERRYAELTGHTPRDMEFHTLYAALRHAIVMLRIAYRQAYFGEVEVPADPDALILHHATLAAMVRGSYW; the protein is encoded by the coding sequence GTGGCTACCGCGCCCCGACCCCGCACCACCACCCGTGACCCCGAGGAGCTCGGCCGACGGCTCACCGTCTGGCTGGACCGGCACCTGCCCGGCGCCCGTGTCACCGGGCTCGCCGTGCCCGGCTCCAACGGCATGTCCAGCGAGACCCTGCTCTTCGACCTGGACCACCCCGACGCCCCCGTACGCGGCTGCGCCCTGCGGCTGGCGGCCGACCCCGCCGCGTACACCGTCTTCCCCGTCTACGACATGGCCCGTCAGTACCGCGTGATGGGGTTGGTCGCGGAGCACAGCGACGTCCCCGTGCCGCGCGTGCTGTGGCTGGAGGAGGACCCGGGGCCGCTGGGCGCCCCCTTCTTCGTGATGGCCCGGGCCGAGGGCCGGGTGCCGCCGGACGTCATGCCCTACACGTACGAGGGGAACTGGCTGCACGCCGCCACCGACGCCGAGCGCGCCCACCTGGAGGCCGAGTCCGTCTCCGTGCTGGCCCGGCTGCACGACCAGGTCCCGGCGAAGGAGGCCGAGTTCCTGCTGCCGGACGGCCAGGGCACCCCACTGCGCCGTCATGTCGACGCCCAGCGCGCCTACTACGGCTGGGTGGTGGACGGACTCGCCCCCTCGCCGCTCATCGAGTCGGCCTTCGACTGGCTGGAGGCGCACTGGCCGGCCGACGAGGGCCCGGCCGTCCTCGGCTGGGGCGACGCCCGGATCGGGAACATCGTCTACGACGGCTTCACGCCCGCCGCCGTCCTCGACTGGGAGATGGCGTCCTGCGTCCCGCGCGAGGTCGACCTCGGCTGGACGGTCTACCTCCACCGCTTCTTCCAGGACCTGACGGTCGCCTTCGGCCAGCCCGGTCTGCCCGGCTTCCTGCGCCGTGACGCGATCGAGCGGCGCTACGCGGAGCTCACCGGGCACACCCCGCGCGACATGGAGTTCCACACCCTCTACGCGGCGCTGCGGCACGCGATCGTGATGCTGAGGATCGCGTACCGACAGGCCTACTTCGGCGAGGTCGAGGTGCCCGCCGATCCGGACGCCCTCATCCTGCACCACGCCACGCTCGCGGCGATGGTGCGGGGAAGCTACTGGTGA